Below is a window of Geitlerinema sp. PCC 9228 DNA.
GGTAGTGCAAAATGGGGGCAATACCGCTGCCCAGGCGTAAATTGCTGAGGGGATTGTGGACGACGGTACAGCGATGGTCGGCGAGAATTTGCCGATCGCTTTCATCCAACCAGATACAATGGGCTAAGGAAGTGCGCTCGCTGAGATATCCCAAACGCTGCAAGTGTTCTACAGCACTGCAACCGTATTTTTCCCAAGCCAGCATTTTTTGGGCTTTGGTTTCCAACAAATGGGCGTGGCGGCATAGGTCAAAGCGATCGCTCAATTCCATACAACCGGCAAACAGTGCGTCGGAACAAAGCTGACCCCCCGTAGGAGCCACCATCACGTGAAGGCCGGCTTCCGGTTGGTGAAACCGTTCCACCACCTGCCCCATCATCGCCAAAATTTCTTCGGTACTAGTATAGTAATCCCCGGATGTGGTTGGGGAATCCCCCGAAGGCATCCCCGTTTCCAGGGATTGGTCTTGAATTAAAGGACCGACAAACGCACGAATGCCAATTTCTTGATAGGCACGCACCGCCGCTTCTACCGTTTCTATTTCTTTTCCCGGAATTAAAACCAAATGGTCGACGACCGTGGTTCCCCCCGACAGCAAAGTTTCCACCGCCGTTGCCAAAGCCCCCAAATAAATTTGTTCCGGGTCGGGCGGTGAAAATTCGTGCAATTCGGCAATCCACAATTCCAAGGGATAGGGGGGGATCGTGCCCCGCTGCCAAATTTCGGAAGAGTGGGTATGGGCGTTAACAAAACCGGGCAGCAGCAGCTGGTTCTGGGCGTTGGTGGTTTGGGTGGCCGTGGGAGGGGGGCCCTGGCTGCCTATGCTGGCAATTT
It encodes the following:
- a CDS encoding amidohydrolase, which translates into the protein MNFAIAQALVPAAEGYTTVDVGIEADKIASIGSQGPPPTATQTTNAQNQLLLPGFVNAHTHSSEIWQRGTIPPYPLELWIAELHEFSPPDPEQIYLGALATAVETLLSGGTTVVDHLVLIPGKEIETVEAAVRAYQEIGIRAFVGPLIQDQSLETGMPSGDSPTTSGDYYTSTEEILAMMGQVVERFHQPEAGLHVMVAPTGGQLCSDALFAGCMELSDRFDLCRHAHLLETKAQKMLAWEKYGCSAVEHLQRLGYLSERTSLAHCIWLDESDRQILADHRCTVVHNPLSNLRLGSGIAPILHYRQLGVNVAFGCDGAASNDAQDLLEAIKVGSLLHNTTDFDYRNWIHPREAVEMAALGGAKGLNLAGELGTLETGKQADLVLYDLTNLSLLPRTDPIGLLVMGRPSQAVNAAWVNGRQIVANGQVTTIDVDTLRQELFARSQWQVNRQSENVRQLEAPYRRVMGLSE